CGCGCCCTCGCCAGCGAGAAGAAGGCGGAGTTCGAGCGCTGGGCCGACTTCGACGTCGACGTGGGCGTCTCGACGGGCAACTACGAGTCGAGCGAGGAGTGGCTCTCCAGCCGCGACATCGTCGTCGCGACGAGCGAGAAGGTGGACTCGCTGGTGCGCAACGGCGCGCCGTGGATCGACGACCTCACCTGCGTCGTCGCCGACGAGGTCCACCTCGTCGACGACCCGAATCGCGGCCCGACACTGGAGGTGACGCTCGCGAAACTCCGGCGGATCAACTCGGGGCTACAGGTCGTCGCGCTCTCGGCGACCGTCGACAACGCCGACGAGGTGGCCGACTGGCTCGACGCCGAACTCGTCAAGTCGGACTGGCGGCCGATCGACCTCCGGACCGGCGTCCACTACGGCGACGCCATCACCTTCGACGACGGCGAGCAACGCGAGGTGCCCGTCGGCCGGGGGGAACGCCCCACGGCCGCCCTCGTCGCCGACACCCTCGAGGAGGACGGCTCGTCGCTCGTCTTCGTCAACTCCCGTCGGAACGCGGAGGCGGCGGCGCGGCGGCTGGCCGACGTGACCGAGAGCGCCCTGACGCCCGACGAGCGGGCGGCACTGGCCGACGTGGCCGACGAGGTGGCCGCCGCCTCCGACACCGAGACGAGCGAGGACCTCGCCGCGGTGGTGCGGAAGGGCGCCGCCTTCCACCACGCCGGCCTCTCGGCCGACCACCGGTCGCTCGTCGAGGACGCCTTCCGCGACAGGAAGTTGAAGGCCATCTGTGCCACCCCGACGCTCGCGGCCGGCGTCAACACGCCCAGCCGGCGGGTGATCGTCCGCGACTGGCGGCGCTACGACGGCGAGTTCGGCGGCATGAAACCCCTCGAGACGCTGGAGGTCCACCAGATGTTCGGCCGCGCGGGCCGGCCCGGACTCGACCCCTACGGCGAGGCGGTGTTGCTGGCAAAGGACCACGACACCATGGACGAACTGTTCGAGCGGTACGTGTGGGCCGATCCGGAGCCAGTGCGGTCGAAACTCGCCCGGGAGCCGGCGATGCGCACCCACCTGCTGGCGACGGTGGCGTCCGGATTCGCCCGCACGCGCGATGGCCTGCTCGACTTCCTCGAGGGGACGCTGTACGCCGCCCAGACCGACGAGGGGGACCGGCTGGCGTCGGTCGTCGACTCGACGCTCGACTACCTCGCCGCCAACGATTTCGTGGACCACGAGGGCGACGAGGTGACCGCCACGAGCCTCGGCCACACCGTCTCTCGGCTCTACCTCGACCCGATGAGTGCGGCCGAAATCGTGGGCGGCCTCCGCGACGCCGACGACCCCACCCCGCTCGGATGCTATCACCTCGTCTGCCGGACGCCGGACATGTACGAACTCTACCTGAAGTCGGGGGATCGGGAGACCTACACCGAACTCTGCTACGAACGGGAGGAAGAGTTCCTCGGACGCGTCCCCTCGGAGTTCGAGGACGTGCGCTTCGAGGAGTGGCTGTCGGCGCTGAAGACGGCGAAGTTGTTGGAAGACTGGGCAAGCGAGGTGGACGAGGACCGAATCACCGAGCGCTACGGCGTCGGTCCCGGCGACGTGCGGGGGAAAGTCGACACCGCGGAGTGGTTGCTGGGCGCGGCCGAGCGACTCGCGACCGACCTCGACCTCGACTGCGTCGTCGCGGTCCGGGAGGCGAAAAAGCGCGTCCAGTACGGCGTCCGCGAGGAACTGCTCGATCTGGCAGGGGTGCGCAACGTGGGGCGCAAGCGCGCCCGCCGGCTCTACGAGGCGGGGGTCGAGTCCCGCGCCGACCTGCGCGAGGCCGACAAGGCCGTCGTCCTCGGCGCGCTCCGGGGGCGCGAGCGGACCGCCGAGCGCATCCTGGAGAACGCGGGGCGGCGCGACCCGTCGATGGAGACGGTGAGCGTCGACGTGGAGGACGGGGGCGACACCTCGGACGCCCGAGACGCCGACGGCCAGGCCAGCCTGGGTGATTTCGGATGAGAGTCGTCGAAGGCGTCGCGGAGATAGCCGACCTCGACGCCTTCCTCGCCCGACTGGACGGGATTGCGGCTGACCACGGCGTCACGGTACAGGCGTTCGACGCGCGCTACGTCGTCGGCCGGGGCCACCTCGAACGCGCGGTCGAACTGGCGGACCGGGCCATCGCCCGGGAGGAGAACGTGGCGCGGGAGCGGGGCGTGGAGATCCTGCTGTACGCGGCCGGCCGCCGACAGATCGACGACGCGCTGGCGATGGGAGTACAGGAGGGGCGGACGCCGGCGGCCGTCGTCGTCAGCGACGCCGCGGGCGACGGGTCGAGGGAGGCGGCCGCGGCGGACGACGTCGCGGCCCTGCTCGATCCGGCGGCGACGCTCGACGACTACGACGCCGACCGGGTGCGGGCCTTCTTCGACGTGACCGCGGCGGAACTCGACGCGACGGACGGCGACCTGACCGACCTCGTCGCCGAACGGGTCGCGCTGCTCGACGTGGAGAAGTGAGGGAGGCGACGGGTCGTCGCGGACCGGTCAGGCGGGGACGTCCCTAAAGAGCGGCGGGGGTTCCGGTAAAAACCCGTGTCAAAAACGCCCCCGGCGCTTACATAGGCACCCATCCTGTATCTTCCCAGAATGGCTTCGGATGACACTGACGGCGAGGACGCACCGACGGACATGGAGATCGCGCGCGCGGCGGAGACGCGCCCCATCGAGGACGTAGCGGGTGATCTCGGGCTCGGTCCCGAGGACCTAGACCCGCAGGGCAACGGCATCGCCAAGATCGAACAGGACGCGATCCAGCGGACGCTCACCGACGCCGAGGAGGGGAACCTCATCCTCGTCACGGGGACGACGGCGACGCCGAAGGGCGCAGGGAAGACGGTGACGACCGTCGGCCTCGGCCAGGGGCTGAACCACCTCGGCGAGCGCGGCGTGGTCGCGGTCCGCGAGCCGTCGCTCGGTCCCGTCTTCGGCATCAAGGGTGGCGCCGCGGGCGGTGGCTACTCGCAGGTGCTCCCGATGGAGGACATCAACCTCCACTTCACGGGCGACCTCCACGCGCTGACGACGGCGCACAACCTCGTCTCGGCCACCCTCGACACCAAGATCCACTACGGCAACGAACTCGACGTCGACGTCGACGAGGTGAGCTGGAAGCGCGCGCTCGACATGAACGACCGGGCGCTCCGGGAGGTCGTGGTCGGTCTCGGCGGCTCGACCAACGGCCCGCCCCGGGAGGACGGCTTCCAGATCACGGCCGCCTCGGAGGTGATGGCGGTGCTCTGTCTCGCGGACTCGCTCGCGGACCTCAAGGAACGACTCTCGCGGACCATCGTCGCCTACGACTCGACGGGCGACCCCGTCACTGTCTCGGACCTCGGCATCGAGGGCGCGATGGCGATGCTCCTGAAGGACGCCCTGCGGCCCAACCTGGTCCAGACCATCGAGGGCTCGCCCGCGTTCGTCCACGGCGGTCCCTTCGCCAACATCGCCCACGGCACCAACTCGCTGGTGGCGGACAAACTCGGCCTCGCGCTGGGCGACTACCTCGTCACCGAGGCGGGCTTCGCCGCCGACCTCGGCTTCGAGAAGTTCGGCAACATCGTCTCCCGCCACGGCGTCGCGCCCGACGCGGTGGTGCTCACGACCGCCGTCCGGTCGATGAAGTACCACGGCCTGGAGATGTGGCCGGTCGACTACGACGAACTGAAGGAACCGAACCCCGAGGCCGTGAGCGACGGCATGGTGAACCTCGACCACCACGCCGGCATCGTCGAGCGGTTCGACGTGCCCTTCGTCGTCGCCATCAACCGCTTCCCGACGGACACGGACGCGGAGATTCAGGCCATCGTCGACCACTGCGAGGAACAGGGCTACCCGGTCGTCGTCTCGAACGCCTTCGCCGACGGCGGGGAGGGCGCCGCGGAACTCGCCGAGACGGCGAAGGATCTCGCCGACAGCGACGAGGGCGACTTCGAACCCCTCTACGACCTCGACGCGAGCCTGGAGGAGAAGATCCGAACCGTCGCCACGGACGTGTACGGTGCCGAGGGCGCCCACTTCACCGAGGACGCTCAGGACGACCTGGAACGACTGGAGGAACAGGGCTACGGCGACATGCCGGTCTGCCTGTCGAAGACCCAGCACTCGACGACCGACGATCCGACGCGGAAGGGCGCGCCGAAAGACGACTGGACGCTCACGGTGCGTGAGTGTTACCCCGACGCCGGCGCCGGCTTCGTCGTCGTCCTGACGGGCGACGTGCTCACCATGCCCGGCCTCCCCGCCGAACCCGCGGCGGAGGGGATGGACGTGGACGCGGACGGCAACGTCAGCGGTCTCTTCTAACGCGGCAGTCTGGGGGTCGACCCCAGCCGGCTTGGTCTGTCAGGGGGGATAGAATGGAATGGAAAAGATTACCACAGTCCGATCCGAGTATTATGCCGTCCGCCGGTCAGTGGAGGCACCC
This window of the Haloplanus rubicundus genome carries:
- the cgi121 gene encoding KEOPS complex subunit Cgi121, which codes for MRVVEGVAEIADLDAFLARLDGIAADHGVTVQAFDARYVVGRGHLERAVELADRAIAREENVARERGVEILLYAAGRRQIDDALAMGVQEGRTPAAVVVSDAAGDGSREAAAADDVAALLDPAATLDDYDADRVRAFFDVTAAELDATDGDLTDLVAERVALLDVEK
- a CDS encoding formate--tetrahydrofolate ligase, encoding MASDDTDGEDAPTDMEIARAAETRPIEDVAGDLGLGPEDLDPQGNGIAKIEQDAIQRTLTDAEEGNLILVTGTTATPKGAGKTVTTVGLGQGLNHLGERGVVAVREPSLGPVFGIKGGAAGGGYSQVLPMEDINLHFTGDLHALTTAHNLVSATLDTKIHYGNELDVDVDEVSWKRALDMNDRALREVVVGLGGSTNGPPREDGFQITAASEVMAVLCLADSLADLKERLSRTIVAYDSTGDPVTVSDLGIEGAMAMLLKDALRPNLVQTIEGSPAFVHGGPFANIAHGTNSLVADKLGLALGDYLVTEAGFAADLGFEKFGNIVSRHGVAPDAVVLTTAVRSMKYHGLEMWPVDYDELKEPNPEAVSDGMVNLDHHAGIVERFDVPFVVAINRFPTDTDAEIQAIVDHCEEQGYPVVVSNAFADGGEGAAELAETAKDLADSDEGDFEPLYDLDASLEEKIRTVATDVYGAEGAHFTEDAQDDLERLEEQGYGDMPVCLSKTQHSTTDDPTRKGAPKDDWTLTVRECYPDAGAGFVVVLTGDVLTMPGLPAEPAAEGMDVDADGNVSGLF
- a CDS encoding ATP-dependent DNA helicase, with protein sequence MHPTDVPGLPPGVPEHLVESGIEELYPPQAAAVDAGVTDGESLVASVPTASGKTLIAELAMLSSVERGGTALYVVPLRALASEKKAEFERWADFDVDVGVSTGNYESSEEWLSSRDIVVATSEKVDSLVRNGAPWIDDLTCVVADEVHLVDDPNRGPTLEVTLAKLRRINSGLQVVALSATVDNADEVADWLDAELVKSDWRPIDLRTGVHYGDAITFDDGEQREVPVGRGERPTAALVADTLEEDGSSLVFVNSRRNAEAAARRLADVTESALTPDERAALADVADEVAAASDTETSEDLAAVVRKGAAFHHAGLSADHRSLVEDAFRDRKLKAICATPTLAAGVNTPSRRVIVRDWRRYDGEFGGMKPLETLEVHQMFGRAGRPGLDPYGEAVLLAKDHDTMDELFERYVWADPEPVRSKLAREPAMRTHLLATVASGFARTRDGLLDFLEGTLYAAQTDEGDRLASVVDSTLDYLAANDFVDHEGDEVTATSLGHTVSRLYLDPMSAAEIVGGLRDADDPTPLGCYHLVCRTPDMYELYLKSGDRETYTELCYEREEEFLGRVPSEFEDVRFEEWLSALKTAKLLEDWASEVDEDRITERYGVGPGDVRGKVDTAEWLLGAAERLATDLDLDCVVAVREAKKRVQYGVREELLDLAGVRNVGRKRARRLYEAGVESRADLREADKAVVLGALRGRERTAERILENAGRRDPSMETVSVDVEDGGDTSDARDADGQASLGDFG